GAAGCGGAAGCGACCGAACGCGCACTCCTCCAGCAGGTTGGCCTGGCACAGCTGCTCGACCGAGTCCTCCGGCCGCTCGTCGGCGGTCGCCGCGACGACGACGCCGTAGCCGAACTCCGGACCGGGGTGCAGACCCAGCGCGCGGTAGGCGAGCCGACCGGGTTCGGGCAGGCTCGCATAGGCCGCGTCGAAAACGTGCCCCACCCGGCGGTCCTCCACCGAAAGCCGGTCCACGCGCGTCCGCTCGTCGGCGAGGTGGCCCACGAGGTCGGCCACCGCCCAGCGGGGGTGCGTCGACAGCCGGGCCGCGGCCACCCGCAGCGCCATCGGCAATCCCCCGCACAACCGCACCAGATCGCGCACCGCGGCCGGGTCCGACTCCACCCGGCCGTCCGGCACCGCGCTCACGAAGAGCTCCGCGCCCGGCCCCGGTGGCAGCGGACGCAGCTCAACCCCCCGGGCGCCGTCCGCGACCAGCCCGCCGAGCCGGAACCTGCTGGCCACCAGCACCACGCTGCCCGGTGACGCGGGCACGAGGACGCGCACCTGCGCGGGCGCGTCGACCCCGTCGAGCAGCACGAGCGTGCTCGCCCGCGAGGTCAGGCCGCGGAACAGCGCCGCCCGTCCCGGCAGGTCCGGCGGCACGTCCCGGGCGCCAAGCGCGCGCAGGAACGAGGCGAGCACGTCCGCGACCACGACGCCTCCCTCGCTCCGGTAGTCGTCGAGGTCCGCGTGCAGCAGGCCACCGGGGAACCGCCCCGCGTTGCGGCGGCACCAGTCCAGCGCGAAGGCCGTCTTGCCGACCCCCGCCATGCCGGTGAGCACGGCGATCACCGGCACCGGACCGGGAGCGGTGATCAGGTCGAGCTGGTCGGACTCCTCCGTCCGGTCCACGAAGGCGTGCGTCAGCAGGGGTAACTGCCAGGGCGTCGCGGCCGGCGGCGCCGCCTCGCCGAGGTACACCCCGTAGACGTCACGTGCCTGGACGACGCCTCCCACGACCTGCCCGGACACGTCGTTCGACCGGGATTCCCACCCGATCTCGCGGCCCGTGCCGCCGCCCGTCGTCCCCGAGGTCATCCGTGTCCCTGTCGCGCCGGCTGTGCCACGGACGCTACAAGGCATTCGGGGTGTTGGACCTTCAGGTCACCTCGAAAACCACGTTCCCGACCGCCCGGGAACCCGGTCCGGGAGCGCACCCGACCGGAACCGACCGGGGCAGCCGCTTCACCAGCGTGAACATCGTTGACGCCTGTGGTCTGGACCACTAAGACTCGAACTCATGCGCTGGAAATCCCTGCTCCTCGCAACCACCCTCCTCACCTCCCTGAGCACCACGACCGCCACCGCCGCCCCCGCCACCTTCGCCCACCCGGGCGTCCTGGTGGGCAAGTCCCAGCTGGACTTCGTCCGCGACAAGGTCAACACCAACCAGCAACCCTGGCGAGCCGCCTACGACCAGATGCTGGCCCACCCCTTCGCCTCCCTCACCCGCACCCCCAAACCACGCGCCGTGGTGGAGTGCGGGTCCTACTCCAACCCCAACTACGGCTGCACGGACGAGCGCGAGGACGCCCTGGCCGCCTACACGCTCTCGCTCGCCTGGTACATCACCCGGGACGACCGCTACGCCACCAAGGCGATCGAGATCATGGACGCCTGGTCGGCCACCATCCGCGACCACACCAACAGCAACGCGCCCCTCCAGACCGCGTGGGCCGGGTCGACGTGGCCGCGCGCCGCCGAGATCATCAAGCACGTGCGCGGGAACTGGCCGAACTCCGGGCGGTTCGCCACCATGCTCCGCGACGTCTACCTGCCCGAGGTCATCAACGGCCGCACCAGCTCCAACGGCAACTGGGAGCTGTCCATGACGGAGGCTTCCCTGGGCATCTCCGTCTTCCTGGAGGACCGCGCCTCCTACGACAAGGCCGTGTCGATCTTCCGCAACCGCATCGCCGCCTACGTCTACCTCACCACCGACGGCGACCTGCCGCGCACCGTCCCGGGCAGCGGGCTCGACACGCGCGAGGAGATCATCTCCTACTGGCAGGGCCAGAGCACCTTCGTCAACGGCCTGACCCAGGAGACCTGCCGCGACTTCACGCACACCGGCTACGGCCTGGCCGCCGCCTCCCACGTCGCGGAGACCGCCCGGCTCCAGGGCCAGGACCTGTGGGGCGAGGTGCGCGAACGCCTGCGCCACGCCTACGGCCTGCACGCCAAGTACCAGCTCGGCGTCGAACCGGTGCCGTCCTGGCTGTGCGGCGGGACCTACAAGCAGGCGCTCGGGCCGACCACCGAGGTCGCGTTCAACGCGCTCGCCAACCGCCTGGGCATCGCCATGACCAACACCCAGCGCCTGACCGAGCGGCAGCGACCGGCGGGCACCGACAAGCTGTTCATCGCCTGGGAGACCCTGACCCACGCGTCCAACCCCAACTAGCCCACCGCGTCCTCCGCCGAACACCCGAGATCGGCGGAGGACGCGACCCCGAAACGCGCGATCATCCCCGGATGGCGGACTTCCCGTGGCAGGACGGCCGTGACACGCGCGAGCGGGTCCTCGAAGACGCCCTGTCGAAAGCCCTGGAACAGGAGCAGGTCCGCACCGCCCTCGCCGACCTGACCGCACCCGACGTGCGCCGGGCCGTGGCGGAGGTCGAGCGCTCGGTCTTCGCGCCGGTCCGCGACCTGGAGCACGAGTACACCCGCTTGGCGATCCTTGTCCGGTCCTACCGCGAACCCGACCTATTCTCCAGGGCGGTTCTCCCCTTCGGCGCCCAGCTGGTGACCCTGGTGCTCGTCCCGGCCGTCTGCGCGGCCGTCTCGGCGAACGCCCTGCTCACGGAGTTCGGCCTCGGCTACTACCTGGGCTGGTGGTTCACCGGCCTGTTCGCCGCCGCGCTGATCCCGGGAGCCCTGGGGATGCGCGCCTGGCGCGCGGGCCGCCCGAGGCACCTGTGGCCCTTCGGCACCGTCGTCTGGCTCGCCGTCATGCTCGGCCGGTGGGCGCTGCCCGAGGAAGACTGGCAGGTCAGTCTCGTCGCGGCGGGCGTCGTATCCGTCATACTGGTGATGGTGATCTTGGCGACGCTGCCCAAGGCCACCCCGCCACCCAGGTCGACCGTGCCCGCGGAAGCGCTGGCGGCCTTCAACACGTGGTCCGAGGCGGTCCTCCAGGAGGGCGTCCTGCCCATCCTCTACACCTGGATCAACGAGGCGACGATCGCCGAGCACCCGACCCTGCTCGCCCTGCGCGAGGCACCCGCCCTCGTGCGCGCCGACCACGTCCGGATGCACGTCCCGACGCCCGCGAGCGAGGAACTGGTCCGCCTGGTCGCCGGTTCCGAGGGCGGCAGCTTCGCCGTCGCGGGCCCGCGCGGCGCGGGCAAGACGCACCTGCTGCGGGCGTTCTGCGGCGGCCGCTACCGCGACCAGACCAGCGCACCCGACCTGGCCGTCCTGGTGTCGGCACCGGTCGAGTACGTGCCGCACGAGTTCGTGCTCCACCTGTTCGCCGAGACCTGCGAGGCCGCCATCGCCCACACCACCGGGCACCGCACCAAGCGCCGGCCCGGCCCGCTGGCCTCGGCCGCCCACGAGAACCTGGTCCTGCTCAACTACGTGCGCTCCTACAACCGCGAGGTCGGCGGCAAGGGTGGCTTCAAGGGCTTCGAGCTGAACGGCAAGCGGGCCGTCACGCTGGCCGGGCGCGCGTTGACCTACCCGGAGCTGGTGAAGCGGTTCCGCCAGTTCCTCGCCCTGGCCGCGGCCGAGCTGCCCGGCCGGGTGATCGTGGCGATCGACGAGCTGGACCGCATCGGCGCCGGCGAGCCCGCGCGGCGCTTCCTCAACGAGGTCAAGGCCGTCTTCGACGTCCCGGGCTGCCACTACCTGGTGTCGGTCTCCACCGAGGCCCAGTACGACTTCGAGCTGTCCGGCATCGGCCTGCGCAGCGTCTTCGACAGCTCGTTCGACGAGGTCGTCCGGGTCGACTACCTGGACCACAGGTACGCGGGCGCGCTGCTGCGCCGGTACGTGCTCGGCCTGTCCGCGCCGTTCCACGCCCTGGCCTACGCGATGTCCGGCGGCCTGGCCCGGCAGCTCGTGCGCACCGCCCGCGCGATCGTGGAGCTGGGCCGGGAACGACGCGCCCGCCCGCTCTCCGAGGTCGCCGGCACGCTCGTCCGCGCCGAGCTGCTGCGCACGTGCCGGGCGACCGCGGACGCGCTGACCGCCGTGGACGACCTGGACGGCGTGACCGCCCTGCTCCGCGTCCTGGACGAGCAGCCCTACGACCTGTACGCCTACGCCCAGCAGGTGATCAAGTCCTACGACGGCCGATCCGAGCGCGTCGGCCGGCTGCGCGACGCCGTGGGCGCGCGGGTGGTGTTCCTGGCGACCGTCCTGGCGCTGTTCACCGACGACGTCACCGAGGAGCGCCTGGCAGCGGTCGACCTCGACCAGCTCGCCCGCGCCCGCCGGTACGCGGGCACGAACCCCGCCGCGGGCCTCGACCTCCTCGAAGACCTCCGCCAACGCCTCTAGACCAGCCCCTGCACCTCCGCGTACCCCGGCACGTCATCTGGCACGTCCCCGCCGTCCCGCACCGCCAACGCCGCCCGCACGGCCGCCCCCAGCGCCGCCCGGAACGGCAGCGACCCGGTGCTGACCCGCCGCACCCCCAGCTCCCGCAGCCGCTCGACCGGCAACTGCGCCAGCAGGTTCACCGGCACCGGCAGGGCCGCCACCAGCCGAGCCACCTCCCGCTCGTCCGACACCCCGGGCACGAACACCCCGTCCGCCCCCGCGTCCACGTACCGCCGAGCCCGCTCAAGCGTGCTCCCCGTCTCCACCCCCAACCAGTGCGCGTCCACCCGCGCGTTGACGAACAACCCGGGCGCGGCCTCCTTGAACGCCCGCACCACCGCCGCGTGCGAGACCGGGTCCGCCAACCCGTCACCACGCCCGTCCTCCACGTTCACCCCGGCCACCCCCAGCTCGTGCAGCTCGGCGGCCAACTCCCCGCCGCCGGCCCCGGCCTCGACGTCCACGGTCACCGGCACGGGCAGCCGCACCAGCCGACGCGCCAACGCCAGGGTCTCCGCCCGCGCCACCCCCGCCCCGTCGCGCAGCCCGTGCCCCGCCGCCACGCCCAGGCTCGTCGTGCCCACGGCCGCGAACCCGGCCCGCACGAACGCCGCCGCCGACGCGAAGTCCCAGGCGTTGGGCAGCACCAGGAAGTCCTCGTGCAGCCGGTGGAACAGCCGCGCGCCCTCGGCCAGCGCCAGCGCGTGCTCCCGCGCCGGGCACGCGTGCCGCCCGGCCCCGAACCAGGCCGCGCCCAGGTCCACCTCGACCGGCTCGCCGCCGGGCGCGACCCGCCGCGTCACCGGCACCGGCGGCGACGCGCCCGCGACGAGCGCCCGGGTCGCGCCGCACGCCTGCACGAGCAGCCCGACCCGGTTGGCCGTCGCCTCGTCCCACACCCCGCCGAACGCGTCGACCAGCCGCGCCACCGCCTCGTCGGCCCCCGGCACCACCGGCACGTGCGGCTGGTAGCACCGCGCGACCAGCGCCACGTCCCCCGCCACCGCGCGCGGCACGCCCAGCGCCCCGGCCAGCACCGCCACCGGGTCGCCCGGCCGCCGCAGGGCCGCGGGGTCCACCCCGGCCAGCACCCGCTCGACCAGCCCGCGCCGCCGCGCGTGGTCCGCGCCCTCGCTGAACCGCGCCACCCCGGCCCGCAGCCAGGCCACCCCCGAGGAAGCCGGCGGCACCGACGGCACCGCGTACGCCTCGTCCAGCAGCACCCCGTGATCCATGCCGGCCACCGTAGGACCGGAACAGTTCGGTGCGCGCCGAAGCGTGCCCACCGGACAATGACCCCCGTGGCAGCCGATGAACTAGCGGCCCTGGCCGCCCTGCTGGCCGACCGCACCCGCGCGCGGTTCCTGCTCGCGCTGATCGACGGCCGCGCGTGGACCTCGGGCGAGCTGGCCGCCGCGGCGAACGTCGCGCCGTCCACCGCGAGCGAGCACCTGACCCGCCTGGTCGACGGCGGCCTGCTGGTGGAGCGCAGGCAGGGCCGCCACCGGTACGTCCAGCTCGCGGGCCCCGACCAGGCCCGGCTGCTGGAGGACCTGCTGGCCCACCTGGGACCGGCCGGGCCCGCGCCGACGCTGCGGGCGTCGACCGCCGACCGGGCCCTGCGCCGCGGCCGGACGTGCTACGACCACCTGGCCGGGCACCTGGGCGTGGCCATCACCGACGCCATGACCGGGCGCGGGCTGCTCACCGACCAGTGCGCGGTGACCGACGCCGGGCTGGCCTGGCTGGGCGAGCTGGGGTTCCGCCCCACCCGGCGCCCGCTCGCCCGCGCCTGCCTGGACTGGACCGAGCGCCGCACCCACCTCGCCGGCGCGGCGGGCGCCCACGTGCACGCTCACCTGCGGGAACGCGGCTGGGTGCGCGGCGTCGGCACGGGCCGCGCCGTCCGGCTCACGCCGAGCGGCGAGGCGGGGCTGCGCGACCTGCTCGGCCTCTCGCTTCGAAGCCCCTAGCGGCCCAGCCACTTCGGCAGCCACGACGAGTTGCCCGCCGGCAGCACGTCGACCACCAGGCACGTGATGTTGTCCGGCCCACCGCGCGCGTTGGCCGCCGCGATGAGCGCCCGCACGGTCTGCTCCCCGTCCGGGTCCGCGCTCAGCAGCGACGCGATCTCGGCCGCCGTGACCACGTCGGACAGCCCGTCCGAGCAGATCAGGTACCGGTCGCCCGCCCGGACCTCCTGGAAGAACAGGTCCGGGTCGTGCGCGCTGCCCGCCTGGAGCGCGCGCATGAGCATCGACCGGCCGGGGTGCTCGTCGGCCTGCTCGGCGGACATGCGGCCGTCGTCGACCAGGGCCTGCACCATGGTGTGGTCGCGGGTGACCTGGCTCAGCTCGCCGTCGCGGACCAGGTAGCAGCGGGAGTCCCCGATGTGCCCGACGGCGAACCGCTCGCCGTCCCACACCAGCGCGGTGAGCGTGGTGCCCATGCCGCGCATGTCGAAGTTCTCCTCGGCCAGGTCGGTCAGCCGGATGGCGATCCGCCGCGCCGCCTCGGCCAGCTCGCCGAGGGGGTCGTCGGCCTCCACGTCCAGCTCGGCCAGCACCCCCACCGCGATCGAGCTGGCCACCTCGCCGTACGCGTGACCGCCCATGCCGTCGGCCACGGCGAACAGGCGCTCGCTGCAGTACACCGAGTCCTCGTTCGCTTCACGGCGCAGGCCGGGGTCGGTTCCGACGGCGTACCGGAGCGCATACATGCCGGATAGTGAATCACCCGCACGGGTGCCCGTGAGCAGGGCATCTCCAAAAAGGTCACCGGGGACGGCCGTAGAACTCGCTCAGGACGAGCATGGCGGCCCCCGCGGCGACCACGTCATCACCCAGCGGGGTGATCGACACGTCCACCGGCAGCCACTCGTCCTTGGGCAGCCGCGCGCGCACCCCGTCCAGGTAGGCGGCGGGTTCGGCGAGCACCGCGCGGCCCGCGAGCACCACGTGGTCGATGTCGAGCAGCTGCACCAGGTCGGCCACGGCGACGCCCACCACCGAGGTGGCCTCCACCAGGTCGCCGCGGGCGGCGGCGAGGTTGTGCAGCGCCTCCACGCACCCGGTGCGCCCGCACACGCACGTCGGCCCGTCGAGCTGGAGGGTGGTGTGCCCGTACTCGCCCGCGTTGGTCCGCGCGCCCCGGTGCACGCGCCCGTCGAGCAGCATGCCGATGCCCAGGCCCGTGCCGACGAGCACCAGCACGGCGTCGCGCAGCTCCTCGCCGCGCCGCCACGCCTCGGCGACCATCGCGGTGTTGGTGTCCTTGTCGAGCACGACCGGCAGGCCCAGCCGCTCCTCGGCCCACGAGCGCAGCGGCACGTCGTGCCAGCCGGTCAGGCCGTTCGGGTCGTGCACCACGCCGGTGCGGTGGTCGAGCGGCCCGACGAACCCGATGCCCACGCCGATCAGCCGGTCGCTGCGCAGGCGGTCGACCAGGCGGGTCAGCTCGGCCACGAACGCGGGCGGGTCGAAGCCGCGGGGCAGCGGGGCGACCGCGCGGTCGAGCACGGTGCCCGCGAGGTCGGTGAGCACCACGCGCAGCTCGTCCCGCTCGACCTGGGCCCCGAGCGCCAGCCTGCTGTCGGCGACCAGCTTGAGCAGGGTGCGCGGCTTGCCGACGCCCACGTTGCGCGTCCCGGACTCCACCAGCAGGCCGTCGGCGATGAGCCTGCCGACCACCTTGGACACCGCCTGCGGGGTCAGCCCGCTGCGCTCGGCCAGCTCGACCCTCGTCACCGCGCCGGATCGGGCCAGGCCGAGCACCACCGCGTCGTTGTACCCCCGCAGGAAGCGCAAGTTGGCCACGGGATCATCCTCGCACGCCTGGCGTTTATTAAACACTGTTGCTTTAATAAAGCCATGTCTCTTCGCACCGGACTGCTCGGTTACGGCATCGCCGGCCGGGTGTTCCACGCCCCGCTCATCGCCGCCACCCCCGGCGCGGAGCTGTCCGCGATCGTCACCGCCGACCCGGGACGACGTGCCCGAGCCGCCGCCGAGCACCCCGGCGCGACCCTGCTGGGCACCTCCGACGAGCTGTTCGAACTGGACCTCGACCTGGTCGTGGTCGCCTCGCCGAACCGCACGCACGTGCCGCTCGCGCTGGCGGCCGTCGAGGCGGGCGTGCCGGTCGTGGTGGACAAGCCGTTCGCCCCGACCGCCGCCGAGGCGCGGCGCGTGCTCGACGCGGCGCGCGACCGGGGCGTGCCCGTGACGGTGTTCCAGAACCGGCGCTGGGACAGCGACTTCCGGGCCGTCCGGTCGCTGGTCGCCGAGGGCGCCCTGGGCGAGGTCGCGCGGTTCGAGTCGCGGTTCGAGCGGTGGGTGCCGGAGGTCTGGGACAACTGGCGCGAGCTGGGCGCCCCCGAGGAGGCCGGCGGCCTGCTCTACGACCTGGGCGCGCACCTGGTCGACCAGGCGGTCGAGCTGTTCGGCCCGGTGGCGGGCGTCTACTGCGAGCTGGACCGGCGCCGCCCGGGCGTGGCGGTCGAGGACGACGTGTTCGTGGCACTGACCCACCGCGACGGCGTCCGCTCGCACCTGTGGGCCAGCGCGGCGGCGCCGCACCACGGACCGCGCTTCCGGGTGCTCGGGTCGAAGGCCGCCTACGTCTC
This portion of the Saccharothrix syringae genome encodes:
- a CDS encoding PP2C family protein-serine/threonine phosphatase — encoded protein: MYALRYAVGTDPGLRREANEDSVYCSERLFAVADGMGGHAYGEVASSIAVGVLAELDVEADDPLGELAEAARRIAIRLTDLAEENFDMRGMGTTLTALVWDGERFAVGHIGDSRCYLVRDGELSQVTRDHTMVQALVDDGRMSAEQADEHPGRSMLMRALQAGSAHDPDLFFQEVRAGDRYLICSDGLSDVVTAAEIASLLSADPDGEQTVRALIAAANARGGPDNITCLVVDVLPAGNSSWLPKWLGR
- a CDS encoding ROK family transcriptional regulator, whose protein sequence is MANLRFLRGYNDAVVLGLARSGAVTRVELAERSGLTPQAVSKVVGRLIADGLLVESGTRNVGVGKPRTLLKLVADSRLALGAQVERDELRVVLTDLAGTVLDRAVAPLPRGFDPPAFVAELTRLVDRLRSDRLIGVGIGFVGPLDHRTGVVHDPNGLTGWHDVPLRSWAEERLGLPVVLDKDTNTAMVAEAWRRGEELRDAVLVLVGTGLGIGMLLDGRVHRGARTNAGEYGHTTLQLDGPTCVCGRTGCVEALHNLAAARGDLVEATSVVGVAVADLVQLLDIDHVVLAGRAVLAEPAAYLDGVRARLPKDEWLPVDVSITPLGDDVVAAGAAMLVLSEFYGRPR
- a CDS encoding Gfo/Idh/MocA family protein — translated: MSLRTGLLGYGIAGRVFHAPLIAATPGAELSAIVTADPGRRARAAAEHPGATLLGTSDELFELDLDLVVVASPNRTHVPLALAAVEAGVPVVVDKPFAPTAAEARRVLDAARDRGVPVTVFQNRRWDSDFRAVRSLVAEGALGEVARFESRFERWVPEVWDNWRELGAPEEAGGLLYDLGAHLVDQAVELFGPVAGVYCELDRRRPGVAVEDDVFVALTHRDGVRSHLWASAAAPHHGPRFRVLGSKAAYVSHGLDPQEEALATGKPFNDLSTYGRLGLLDEAEEVVAPPGAYAEFYRLLVAALTGGGPLPVEPGSAVRVLEVIEAAFESARTGKVVAP
- a CDS encoding ArsR/SmtB family transcription factor encodes the protein MTPVAADELAALAALLADRTRARFLLALIDGRAWTSGELAAAANVAPSTASEHLTRLVDGGLLVERRQGRHRYVQLAGPDQARLLEDLLAHLGPAGPAPTLRASTADRALRRGRTCYDHLAGHLGVAITDAMTGRGLLTDQCAVTDAGLAWLGELGFRPTRRPLARACLDWTERRTHLAGAAGAHVHAHLRERGWVRGVGTGRAVRLTPSGEAGLRDLLGLSLRSP
- a CDS encoding alginate lyase family protein; amino-acid sequence: MRWKSLLLATTLLTSLSTTTATAAPATFAHPGVLVGKSQLDFVRDKVNTNQQPWRAAYDQMLAHPFASLTRTPKPRAVVECGSYSNPNYGCTDEREDALAAYTLSLAWYITRDDRYATKAIEIMDAWSATIRDHTNSNAPLQTAWAGSTWPRAAEIIKHVRGNWPNSGRFATMLRDVYLPEVINGRTSSNGNWELSMTEASLGISVFLEDRASYDKAVSIFRNRIAAYVYLTTDGDLPRTVPGSGLDTREEIISYWQGQSTFVNGLTQETCRDFTHTGYGLAAASHVAETARLQGQDLWGEVRERLRHAYGLHAKYQLGVEPVPSWLCGGTYKQALGPTTEVAFNALANRLGIAMTNTQRLTERQRPAGTDKLFIAWETLTHASNPN
- a CDS encoding isocitrate lyase/PEP mutase family protein; translated protein: MDHGVLLDEAYAVPSVPPASSGVAWLRAGVARFSEGADHARRRGLVERVLAGVDPAALRRPGDPVAVLAGALGVPRAVAGDVALVARCYQPHVPVVPGADEAVARLVDAFGGVWDEATANRVGLLVQACGATRALVAGASPPVPVTRRVAPGGEPVEVDLGAAWFGAGRHACPAREHALALAEGARLFHRLHEDFLVLPNAWDFASAAAFVRAGFAAVGTTSLGVAAGHGLRDGAGVARAETLALARRLVRLPVPVTVDVEAGAGGGELAAELHELGVAGVNVEDGRGDGLADPVSHAAVVRAFKEAAPGLFVNARVDAHWLGVETGSTLERARRYVDAGADGVFVPGVSDEREVARLVAALPVPVNLLAQLPVERLRELGVRRVSTGSLPFRAALGAAVRAALAVRDGGDVPDDVPGYAEVQGLV
- a CDS encoding NB-ARC domain-containing protein, whose product is MTSGTTGGGTGREIGWESRSNDVSGQVVGGVVQARDVYGVYLGEAAPPAATPWQLPLLTHAFVDRTEESDQLDLITAPGPVPVIAVLTGMAGVGKTAFALDWCRRNAGRFPGGLLHADLDDYRSEGGVVVADVLASFLRALGARDVPPDLPGRAALFRGLTSRASTLVLLDGVDAPAQVRVLVPASPGSVVLVASRFRLGGLVADGARGVELRPLPPGPGAELFVSAVPDGRVESDPAAVRDLVRLCGGLPMALRVAAARLSTHPRWAVADLVGHLADERTRVDRLSVEDRRVGHVFDAAYASLPEPGRLAYRALGLHPGPEFGYGVVVAATADERPEDSVEQLCQANLLEECAFGRFRFNPLVRLHARGRAVREDTAFARAGVEHRIVRWYLLGAEAADAAWFAAERDNLRSAVRLAHVSGLHDEVWRLCEALEAFDHDWGELRELGVDSARRTGDPLAETWSRRAGGPRG